The Dermacentor silvarum isolate Dsil-2018 chromosome 3, BIME_Dsil_1.4, whole genome shotgun sequence region ATGCGCTTCAATGTATCGGACGTTTCTCGAACGATATTGATCCTTATATCTATTAGCTGTTGTCACCAAACATTTTGTAATCGGACTGTATGCGCCACGCGAATtgcgtagtactttctggaagccacgcgggcacagcctcacccaataaagagtttttagtcatttttttttcatttagtcatttatttcacttcacttcagGAAGTATGGGCATGGGAAGAAAAAGCTCTTGTGAGCTTGACTAGGCTTCCCAGCCGATTACAGTTCAGCATGCAGTGacggtatacaaaaaaaaaaaactggcgtaCATAAgtataaacacacaaaaagtgtACATTATTCTCGCACatagttgcaaaaaaaaagaacacaacagctACACGCAATAAAAAACATCAAAGATAAGTTCAAAGCTGACATTTTAGACATCACCTCACCAAAAAAGCATGAAGTGCAGACTGTCAACAATAAATATCAAAATCATTTTGCGATAACAGATTAACACAGAGGGCAAAGTTGGTCTCAGTCATCTGGGCCCCGTTNNNNNNNNNNNNNNNNNNNNNNNNNNNNNNNNNNNNNNNNNNNNNNNNNNNNNNNNNNNNNNNNNNNNNNNNNNNNNNNNNNNNNNNNNNNNNNNNNNNNTGACCTCGGTACCCACAATCGTTTGAGGAGCTGGTAGTAGCAAGCCTAACAGCACAGCTTACCTCGCTTGTCGGGTACAGCGTACAGGCCGCGCTCTACTCTTTCAGCTAGGCATTCCCCGATCACCAATTCTACTGAGGCGGCCCCCCTGCCTCCAGACCTAGATTCCCATCATGTCATTCCTCCCATCCTGAAGAATATGCACCCCGAGCACGACAGGAAACGCAGGGCAGCCCGCGCCAAAGCCCTATACAAGCAGTACGGCGCCAGTTCTGAGGTAGCCTACGTGGACGTGGCAACGTATTCGTCGGGCTCCTGCATGGTCCTCGCCGTCGCTAACAATCAGGCCCGATTACTCGCATCAGGCTCATCATCACAGACTCATCCGAAAATGCAGAGGAGGCAGCCATTGCGCTCGCTCTCAACTCCACCTCTCCCACTAAAATTCTTTCCGACTCAAAATCCGCCCAATCATATTCGGCAAAGGTCTGTTATCCGGTACCACGGCCCGGCTTCTACGGTTCTGACACCCCACCTTCCCCGTAACCCTTATCTGGACCCCCGCACATGCAGGCTTCCCTGGTAACTAGGAGGCCCACTCCCTCGCCCGAGTTCTTACTTTCCGAGCCGGAGTCGGACCCCCTCAGCAAGCCCTGGAGCGCCTGCTTACTATCAGAGACATTCTCAGCCATTACCGAGATACCCGGCGTCTTTAACACCGCCGGCTCTCTCCCTCATCCTAAGCCCAAGCCTCCCACTGGCGCCGACTCCAGACCCGTACTATTCCCTACCCTATTCTCCTTCATGCCCGATACCCTGATCACTTATTGTCCTCCTGTAAGCTCTGCTGGAAACCAGGAGACGTTCTTCATGTACTCCTCACATGCCCTATGTTTCCGCACGCTCCATCCCAAACCACGGCGGAGTCATACTGGGAGACTATCCTAACCAGCTCCACTGCTACAGACCAGTACCTGATTATCGCCGCAGCCATGAAGCGGATAGCCCTTCAATGGCTCTCCTTTGCTCTATAAAGGCGACCCCCTAAGGGCTGCCTCAAGCGATGTAAGGGTGCTTTTCCACCTTTCTTCAATCATTTGGCAAtgaatgttttcaccaccaccaccctccgGGGCGCGAGACGAGCGCGATCCCCCGACGCCACAGCGGCTTCACGGTTGTGATTAactaaaggtgcgcctagtgcgtgcgtcagtGCGCACGTCACATCaaagccatctggctgactaaacgtgtggcctagtaCGTGCGTCGTTAGGCACATGACGCACAGCCAATGGGTAGGGGGTGGCGCTCGTCATGAGCGTATAAAAtgactaaatgaaataaaatgtcatcctcatcagcctatatttatgtccatgcaggacgaaggcttctttctgcgatctccaattacctctgtcttgcgctagctgattccaacttgcgcctgcgactTTCTGACTTCATCActccgcctagttttctgccgtcctcgactgcgcttcgctgctcttggtatccattctgtaaccctaaaggTCCACCCGGTTATCCaccttacgcattacatgccctgcccagctccacttttccgcgtaatgtcaacaagaatatcggctacagtttgttctctgatccacgccgctctctttctgtctcttgacgttaggcctaacattttattgcgatagcaattatatggacactcaaagaggatttctgccatcggcgtcaccgtcgccgtgaggttcggtatgacgtcaacggcgttgaaatcgtcgccgagcgctgGACGGtgtatatgtgcgagtgaaagggcgcgagggacgcgcgctttcacggggaacgaacgcacggcggagatcaaacgcttcgttctgcgctgtgctccctgaagggctgcagaatagaCCGATCTCACCGcacgatctgcgcatgcgcgagtttCCGGAAGTGGAGCTGCCGCCATCTTAACTGGAGTACTCTGCGCACGCCTGAGTGTTGTTGGCGCGGCTGCAAGCTTCGCGCTTTGGATACATCGGCGTTTTGCACGAATCCTCGACGTGTACGACAACGGAACGCAGTAGAAGACTGTGCCCGGACCTTCAATGTAAGTGTTTCATTTCAATTTATCCGGTGTTTTAGCGCTGCCTGCGAAAAATGAACGGTCGACAGTGCCGATGTCAACATACTACCACGCCGTCTCACTGTTGATGCGCATACGTCGCTTCGCAGTGCCGCTACCCGTGTTCgctgaatgaataataaaaaaaaacgaacgagAAAGCATGGTCCTGTTGTCATGCGAGCAAAATACTTCGGTggatcgcggcgcgcaagcgaggGTATAGTATCTGCAGAACACAGCTTGACCATACTGCGCAGAGCTCTCCGCGACTTGCGAAGCTGCGCTATGAACGGGACAAAACCGAAGGAGTTCGGTTTTTATTTATTACTACCAATTTTCACGCACATTTACGAAGAAACGAAGCGAGGCAGGCTTTTCGTTGTTTCGATCTTTACGGCTTGCTGTCGGAACGTCAAACGTAGTACCTTGCAAAGTTTTTGCTGTTGAAACTTAGCGTTAGTTCTGTGAAGATTTGTGAAACACTGCCGCGGACGGCATTGGAAGACGGCAAGTTTAGACTTGTTTACGAGAACATTTGTTGTGTTGACCACCCGCCGCGCTTCTTTAGCATAGTGCGCATACACTGAGCATATGACGGACGGAAAGTATTGGAATGCCTTGCGGCGTGTTTCGTACGGGTGACTAGTTTAGCGCATGTGCTTCCCAACTTGTGTGCTTCTCGGGAAGTGGTATGAAGAGCCCATGTAGTATACTGGTCCGAGTGTCAGCTGTCTTCGCGCGCCCAAATAAACAGAAACCGTTTTCTGTTTCTGCTTTAGAATGTGGCCCCATGACGCGGTATACTGCTTTTTCTACAACAATGACAACTAGGAAGAAGCATGTTGAGGCTCCAGGCAGCAGAGCTATCGTTGAGAGCTTTTAAAAGGATCATTGTGCAGTGTTGAATTCAAAAATACAAGGAAACATGGGAACAGTCATTCCAAGCTGTAAACATTAGTCCCAATTTCGGTTAAATGAGAAATGGAACTAGTGCAATATGCTCCATAATGCCatgggaaattaaaaaaaaactgaaaatgtttTCACCATTTCTTTATTCTGGCAGGAATAAACAAAAACATCATGACATTAGTTCCAAGCAACATTAACAAGCAAGAATGGACCAGGGAAACAAGGACCCTGAATCAATTCTTTGGAAAGGAGCACATTTATAGGTAAGTTGAATGAAAGGAAACGTATTGCAACAGGCTACTGCGCATCTCTCCAGTTACATGTTAGCAGCACCTAAGTGACATGCCAGGACCTTAGTGAATGCGCTCTGAAATTACATCGCAAATACATAGTTCAAGCGTGTGCCATGTAAAGCTTGGTAACAGGAGATTGTGGGTTCATATAGAAGAAAACAAAAGGATTGACAGCAGAAACGACAGCAATTAATGAGATGCTGTAGTATCATTTATTTGCTCATTTACAAGCACAATACATACGTTGATTTTCAAAGTATATGTGAAAGTAGAAGCTTGACAGTGTTACCATTTAGTTGAACTATCAAACAGTAATGCTCAGTAGTTAAGGACTTATCATCAGAGAGATATTCACACAATAtactgtatgaaatattcacATAATGTGTCATTTCTACGCAGGTACATTGAAGGCAAGGGTGCACAAAAGCACAGAGATGCAGGTTTGCGCCTCTTCACCTCTGGGCACCTGCAGAAACTTGAGTTTTTGAAGATAGAAAGCTCAGAGACTGTTGTGCGTGCAGACGTTCTGGCATCAATGACAACAAGGACTATATATAAGGTGTCAGCCCGGCTACTAAGAAGTGATGGAGAAATTGTTTCAGGCACCTGCACCTGTGTTGCTGGCAAAGGGTCTGCATGTAAGCACCTGTGTTGTGTTTTCTATGGGTTGATGTATATAGCTCAGCATGACCTTGCAACTGTGCCAACCTTGCTGGCGTGTACTGAGACAGAAAGGCAATGGTACAAACCGAGAGATCCGAGAAATGTACCACATAGCTTTGAAGACCTTGTCTTTTCGAAGGATACTAGGGAGAGACTCAGCAGTGCACCTGAGCATCACAACAAACGAATGAAATATTCATCACTAAAGCCAGAAAGAGAGGTCATGACGACACGAACCTTAATTGGCTTACAtggaaaactaaaagaaaatggACTGCAGTGCTTCGCTGACATTTTAGAGGCTAATGATTTCTTGTGTGACAAAAGCACCGAGTCAACAAAAGACAACAATGTGCGTGAAAGCATGCCTCTGCGCTGGCTTGACGCCGTAAAAAAGTCACAGACGCTAGTGTACTCAGCtgatgatgttgctgctgttgagaGTGCGACAAGGCTGCAGAGTGGCTCAACACTGTGGCACCATTACAGAAAGGGATTGATAACGGCCTCAGTAGCACATAGAGTGTACACGTGGGTCAAAACGTGCGAAACAAAAATGGGGCCTCATGATGCCCGGTCACTTCTGAGTGCCATAATGGGGAAGAAGTGTCGAGCCACATACGCCATGAAACGAGGGCTGTTGTGTGAGGATAATGCAAGGAAGGAATTCATAGAGCAAAACAGAGGGCACTTGGACATACAGGTCGAACAGTGCGGTCTGCTTTTGTGCCGGAGCAATTCTTTTCTAGGAGCAAGCCCCGATGGCATTGTTAAATGCCTTTGTTGTGAGCCTAGTGTTCTGGAAATTAAGAGTCCAATGAACCTTGACACATTTTGTAAGAGTGAGCTACGTGATGGGTATCTGAAGAGAAGCAGCAGATACTTCACCCAAGTACAAATGCAAATGGGGGTGAGCTGCTTACAATCTTGCATCCTCTTCGTTTACAGTGAACAAAAGTGCGTGCAAGTTTCTGTGAATTTTGATCAGAGTTTTTTCGATGAACTGGTGAAGCGGTGCAAATTTTTTTGTGAGAAGTACTTGGTGCCTTCCTTTCTTGACAGTTAGCACTTCAAAATTTCTATTAGGCattttgtagtagtagtagtcataggtcggcaaactcactcatgagtcgactcactcagactcagatcggtccgtgagtgtgagtgagtaatATTTTGGTGAGCTTGAGTCCGAGTGTGTCCAGCTGAGGAAAATTTTAgtgagtctgagtccgagtgaggAAGATATTGGCGAGTCTGAGTGAGCCCTAAGCGCAAAATTATTTCttgagtgagtctgagtgagctcCACCTTTTATTACCAACCTATGGTCCTATCTACTCAACTTAAGCATTACTATCAGCCTTCTATCGGCTTACGTTTATACTCAAGTCTATTTACACATATCTCAACACACTAGCGTTCATGTGCCACCTCAATATTTATTTATCAGAGGCGTGAGTTAGGGGGTGGGGGATACATGACCTCCCCCGCAAACTCTTTCATGAACGTTCTTGATAAAAATATCTCGTGTGAGTCGCACATTTCATAACAATGTCCTTACTGGATTGAAATCACTGATAACTCGTACTTGAAAGTACAGGATCAAAAGGCGTATCGTAGAGCACCGATTATGTGAGATATTGGCGTTAAAGAGCATTGACACCTCGATCGAAAGCTAATTTTAGGCTAATACGGACTCGTGAGTCAACTCACGCACTCAGGTCAAGCCATGAGTGAGTCCGGCTGAGTAATATGTCGGTGAATTTGAGTCGAAGTGAGCTCGGTTCAGAAACAGTTTGGTGAGCCCGAGTCTGAGTGAGTCCGGTTGAGAAAAATTTTGGTGAgactgagtccgagtgagccctcAGAGCAATATATATTTCttgagtgagtctgagtgagctcTAATTTTTTTGCCGACCTATGGTAGTAGTAGATCCTGAAACATGGTATTTATTGTGTCATTTCTTCCTGCTTTGCTTTGGCATGCTGAGAATACATTTAGAGTAAGATTGGTGGTTATTCAAAAACATAATTGTGGTGTCACTAAGTTTTGCTGGTTGACTACGCATGGTACACCTGTACCTAACCTAATAAGTGGTGCTAACAGACAGCCACTAATGTAGATGCAGGTGATCCTGCAGGAAACATTGCCAGCAGACATTTATTGACAATATAAAAAGTATACAGGGCTTTACAAAGGGAAGGACATGAATGTGTCAGATATTAgatacaacaaacaaaacaataaCAGGAAACATAAAGTTACAGACCTAGCACTTAACAATTACAATCGAATAGAGAAAATGAGAAACACAACAAACAAGGTATTACCAAAACATGGTAACTGAGCAGTGCGAATTATCCAATCACTAATGGCTCCTTTGAAACTCACCATACTAAATGCAGGTAGTTAAGGGTGGATGATCCTTATACCTAGAACAACTGTTGAGCTTTTGTCATTTTGAGGTGCACTTTTAGAAGGACCCTTCATGAATCTAGTCTGGTAGATATTTTTTTGCCAAGATGCGGAGCTTTCAGAACAGTACCAGTTCTCGACAAGGTGAAGTGTGCTAAAAATTCTGTTTTGAAATGAACACCATGAAGCTGCATAAAACCATCAGCAGCTGATTTGAGCAAATGAATCGATATAGTGGCTGTTTCTTTAATATATGGAAGTGAATGTtgtggcaatatttttttttattttacgagAACATGCAATGAATACTTGTGCTCTTTCTTCAGAAGGTTTATAAACACAATGCAACCTCATGATGGGTAATATCCTGTTTCTGTTAGTTCTTTGCTGTGATAGTGCTAGTTTTTCACTGTGATAGAGGGAATGCTGTACATGTATTCTGAATTTCACTGTGTGTATTGTATGTTTGATGGGAGATGCGGAGCTTTTTGAACAGTACCACTTCTCGTCAAGGTGAAGTGTGCTAAAAATTCTGTTTTGAAATGAACACCATGAAGCTGCATAAAACCATCGGCAGCTGATTTGAGCAAATGAATCTATTTATTTTACGAAAACATGCAGTGAATACTTGTGTTCTTTCTTCACAAGGTTTATAGACACAATGCAACCTCATGATGGGTAATATCCCGATTCTGTTAGTGCATTGCTGTGATAGTGCTTGTTTTTCACTGTGATAGAGGGAATGCTGTACATGTATTTTGAGTTTCACTGAGTGTGTATGTTTGATGGGGGATGTGCAATGTTTATTGCTTCAATAAAGCTGATATTAGTCGGCGTGTCTTTACATACGAGTTATAGTTATGGCATTGTGGgattataatcatcatcactcTCGGCCtgccactgcaggatgaaggctcCTCCCAATGATCTCCAATTTACCCTATCCTGTGCGAGCTGATTTCATTTTATCCCTGCGAACTTCTTAATTTCGTCACTCCGTCTAACTCTGTGCCTTCCCTGAGTGCGCTTTCCCTCCCTTGGTAACGGGATTGTTAAAAATATGAACCGTCAAAACTCTACAGCAAAGGCGTATTTACAAAGTTAGTCAAACGAGCGCATATGTGCCATATCTTGTTCAGCTGATCTGCCATGCTGTTTGGAAATACATGCGACAAAATTTTGAATGTCTTCACCCTCCTAATGACCCTCTCAACATGTATCCGCACACTTGCTATGCGTCTTGTTTCTTCCTCATCTTTCTCGGAGAGTTGCGGCCTTCCATCCATGAAAGGTGGAATGTTCATATGCAGCGATCGTGCCTTGCACTCGTCTTGGATTGTGAAGCCACGGTCTGCCATTATGCTCCGTCCTGGAGAAAACTTATCTAAAACCTTACAGGAGTTGGTGAGGGCCTTGTCAGACAGACGTCCAGGTGCTAGGTCTGATACAAACACAACAAAACCATTGGGGCTGCATACTATGAGACCCTTCGCTGTGTTGTGTTTTTTGTAGTTGGAAAACGTCTCACTTTGGACCCGAAATGACGACGGTGTCTCGATGAAAATCTCTGTGCAGTCCATTATTCCATCTACAGTGTCGTAGCCTTTCGCGAGGAACACCTGAGGTCGGTATTTGTCGCACAGCTGGGACGGCATCCATATTGGCACCTGCATCAAATTTGAAAACATAAGTTTGTGCTATATACTCTGTGAACCTTGTCCTCGAAAGCAGTCACAAGATGGAATACAAAGGAATAAATTGACATCTTTGCGAGTTTTAGTGTGTATACAGTAACATTCGTGATCGCTTCCCATATGCATATCCTAGTGATTTAAGAAAGTATGGCTGTTATTTTTTTCCAAAGAAATAATGAGGAAAGGGGTCAAAGGGAGCGCAAACTTTCGACTGTTTATTCAACATATAGTGCAATGAAATGTATAGGCATGGACATGCGCTGCAAGCTGAGCAAACATCCAGCGTGCACCACCCAAATCATAACCTGTGATCTGGGAACTTTCTGCCTGTGAGAGGCATCACTGATGCATAAAGAACCTCGTGCTTTTACATGGAATGCCTCCAACAATTCTCGAAGCGTGGTGTTTGTTTTTACCCAGAATCCGAATCTACTTCAAGCACGACTCATACTTATGTGAACTGCAGTGGGTTGGCGAAAGGTAAAGATGGGGGCACTTTGCCTACCACTGCAGTTCACATAAGCGTGATCTATGCCTTAATATGTGTGAGCAGTGCCTGAAATATTCAGGTTCTGGGTAAAAACAGACACCACAGCTTGAGAAATGTTAAACACTTCCCATCACCTAGTGACCAATGTTTCCAAGTTGATGGGAAGCATTTATCTGCTTTTTACATGCGCATTGAAGTGGCCGATTCCCTGTATATATGTGAGAAAAAATGCTCTAATATAATAAATTGTGTGTCATACTGTCCTGAGTTCCCTTTCTGTGTCATGGTCGTTACATGTGCTGTGTGTTTCataaaaaaagtgtaatacaGTTGAACCCCTCTATAGGACGTGCACCAGGGAGCATTTCTTGTCCCTTGCATGAGGTGTGTCTTATAAGCAGGGTACCATGTTCTCATTTTCTGATCAATGCCTGTATCGATGCAGGAACACTCGTCTTATACACATTTGTCTGTTAcattagtgtctctttaaagggGTTAAACCATAGAGCATATTTTTGCCACAAGTTGTCTCGTAGCTTCCATTCTGCTTGTTACTTGCAGC contains the following coding sequences:
- the LOC119444308 gene encoding uncharacterized protein LOC119444308, whose translation is MTLVPSNINKQEWTRETRTLNQFFGKEHIYRYIEGKGAQKHRDAGLRLFTSGHLQKLEFLKIESSETVVRADVLASMTTRTIYKVSARLLRSDGEIVSGTCTCVAGKGSACKHLCCVFYGLMYIAQHDLATVPTLLACTETERQWYKPRDPRNVPHSFEDLVFSKDTRERLSSAPEHHNKRMKYSSLKPEREVMTTRTLIGLHGKLKENGLQCFADILEANDFLCDKSTESTKDNNVRESMPLRWLDAVKKSQTLVYSADDVAAVESATRLQSGSTLWHHYRKGLITASVAHRVYTWVKTCETKMGPHDARSLLSAIMGKKCRATYAMKRGLLCEDNARKEFIEQNRGHLDIQVEQCGLLLCRSNSFLGASPDGIVKCLCCEPSVLEIKSPMNLDTFCKSELRDGYLKRSSRYFTQVQMQMGVSCLQSCILFVYSEQKCVQVSVNFDQSFFDELVKRCKFFCEKYLVPSFLDS